From Cellulophaga lytica DSM 7489, a single genomic window includes:
- a CDS encoding Smr/MutS family protein, translating to MKNFSIGDKVEVLDDTISGTVTAVVGDNITIETDLGFEISYLAKELIKIANADTIRVSNYEVAKIKQEKEQPKRKNKPAIKPKERNIPKMEVDLHINQLVKSSKGMGNFDMLNLQLETAKRQLNFAIQKRIQKVVFIHGVGEGVLKEELQYLFNKYDNLKFYDADYQKYGLGATEVYIFQN from the coding sequence ATGAAGAATTTTAGCATTGGTGATAAAGTAGAGGTTTTAGATGATACTATTTCAGGTACAGTTACTGCCGTAGTTGGTGATAATATTACCATTGAAACTGATTTGGGTTTTGAAATATCTTATTTAGCTAAAGAGCTAATTAAAATTGCAAATGCAGATACAATAAGAGTATCTAATTATGAAGTGGCTAAAATTAAACAAGAAAAAGAGCAGCCAAAACGTAAAAATAAACCAGCAATAAAACCAAAAGAGCGAAATATTCCTAAAATGGAAGTAGATTTACACATTAATCAGCTTGTAAAGTCTAGCAAAGGAATGGGTAATTTTGATATGCTTAATTTACAGTTAGAAACAGCTAAACGTCAATTAAACTTTGCTATTCAAAAAAGAATACAAAAAGTTGTTTTTATACACGGAGTGGGAGAGGGAGTGCTTAAGGAAGAGTTGCAATACCTATTTAATAAATATGATAATTTAAAGTTTTATGACGCAGATTATCAAAAATACGGACTAGGAGCTACTGAAGTTTATATTTTTCAGAATTAA
- a CDS encoding DUF2752 domain-containing protein → MNKKFFGVDCPGCGIQRSISLILQGDFSGAFYMYPAIYSLILLFGFIGVNHFYKIKYANKIIISLLVINFVLVFTNYINKFI, encoded by the coding sequence ATGAACAAGAAGTTTTTTGGTGTAGACTGCCCTGGTTGCGGCATACAAAGATCAATTTCGTTAATACTGCAAGGAGATTTTAGTGGTGCATTTTATATGTATCCCGCAATTTATTCTTTAATTCTACTTTTTGGTTTTATAGGGGTTAACCACTTCTATAAAATTAAATATGCTAATAAAATTATTATTTCCTTATTAGTCATCAATTTTGTATTAGTTTTTACTAACTATATTAATAAATTTATTTAA
- a CDS encoding CCC motif membrane protein, with the protein MEQQKLPNVTIALVLGIISYVGCCCTSGFGGILFSGIALFLINKDTKIYQQNPQEYSNFGQLKTAKIVSIIGLVLSIITVGLYIFFKSTGAYDEMMEEFMKGYNQGYNQ; encoded by the coding sequence ATGGAACAACAAAAATTACCAAACGTTACTATTGCATTAGTATTAGGAATAATTTCTTATGTTGGATGCTGCTGCACTTCTGGATTTGGAGGAATACTTTTTTCTGGTATAGCTCTATTTTTAATAAATAAAGACACTAAAATCTACCAACAAAACCCACAAGAATACTCAAACTTTGGACAGTTAAAAACCGCAAAAATTGTTTCTATTATAGGTCTTGTACTAAGTATTATAACAGTAGGGCTTTACATATTCTTTAAATCTACAGGTGCTTATGATGAAATGATGGAAGAGTTTATGAAGGGATACAACCAAGGATATAATCAATAA
- a CDS encoding CCC motif membrane protein: MKEELPGASSAMTMGIIGLIATVACCGPLGAIFCFISLSKGKKARLLYEQNPGQYTGIENVKTAKILSIIGLVIAALYLVFIILYFGVIIAAITTGSMDGMQY; the protein is encoded by the coding sequence ATGAAAGAAGAATTACCAGGTGCTAGTAGCGCTATGACAATGGGAATAATTGGCTTAATTGCAACTGTTGCATGTTGCGGACCTCTTGGAGCTATTTTTTGTTTTATTAGTTTATCTAAGGGTAAAAAAGCAAGATTACTTTATGAGCAAAATCCAGGCCAATACACAGGAATTGAAAATGTAAAAACCGCGAAGATTTTATCTATCATAGGATTAGTTATAGCGGCCCTATATCTTGTATTTATAATACTATACTTTGGAGTTATAATAGCTGCCATTACAACAGGAAGTATGGATGGTATGCAATATTAA
- the recQ gene encoding DNA helicase RecQ, whose amino-acid sequence MSNSNIDLHASLKKHFGFTKFKGLQESVINNLLKGNNTFVIMPTGGGKSLCYQLPALMQEGTAIVVSPLIALMKNQVDAIRGISSEHGIAHVLNSSLTKTQVKEVKEDIVNGVTKLLYVAPESLIKEEYVEFLRSVKISFVAVDEAHCISEWGHDFRPEYRNLKTIVGKLGDNIPMIGLTATATPKVQEDIVKNLGIADAKLFKASFNRPNLFYEVRPKTQNIEADIIRFVKQNVGKSGIVYCLSRKKVEELAQVLQVNGISAVPYHAGFDAKTRSRYQDMFLMEEVDVVVATIAFGMGIDKPDVRFVIHHDIPKSLESYYQETGRAGRDGGEGHCLAFYSYKDIEKLEKFMSGKPVAEQEIGNALLQEVVAFAETSMSRRKFILHYFGEEFDEVNGEGADMDDNTRTPKEKVEAKENVVKLISVVQGTKEKFKSKEIVNTLIGKKNALITSHKTNEKPFFGIGKDKDAGYWMALIRQTLVAGYLRKEIEQYGILRVTPMGVDYAKEPKSFLMTKDHVYSQANDDAIVSAAKSSGGVADKELAQLLRQLRKSEAKKHGVPPFVVFQDPSIDDMALKYPTSMEDMLNIHGVGEGKAKKYGKPFLALIAKYVEDNDIVRPDDLVVKSTGANSALKLYIIQNVDRKLPLTDIADAKGLELAELIKEMEQIVYSGTKLNITYWVDETLDEDQQEEIHDYFLEAESDNIDAAVEEFDGDYEDEELRLYRIKFISEVAN is encoded by the coding sequence ATGAGTAACTCTAACATTGATTTGCACGCTTCCTTAAAAAAACATTTTGGATTCACAAAATTTAAAGGATTACAAGAGAGTGTCATCAATAACTTGCTTAAGGGTAATAATACGTTTGTTATAATGCCAACTGGCGGAGGCAAATCGCTTTGCTATCAGTTACCAGCGTTAATGCAAGAAGGTACAGCTATTGTTGTTTCTCCTCTAATAGCTTTGATGAAAAATCAGGTAGATGCCATACGTGGTATCTCTTCTGAACACGGAATTGCACACGTTTTAAATTCTTCTTTAACTAAAACTCAAGTAAAAGAGGTGAAAGAAGATATTGTAAACGGTGTAACTAAATTATTGTATGTAGCTCCTGAGTCTCTTATAAAAGAAGAGTATGTGGAGTTTTTAAGATCTGTAAAAATATCTTTTGTAGCGGTAGATGAAGCCCATTGTATATCTGAGTGGGGACATGATTTTAGACCAGAATATAGAAATTTAAAAACCATTGTTGGTAAGCTAGGAGACAATATACCTATGATAGGTTTAACGGCAACAGCTACACCAAAGGTGCAAGAAGATATTGTAAAAAATTTAGGGATTGCAGATGCTAAACTATTTAAAGCATCATTTAACAGGCCTAATTTATTTTATGAAGTACGACCAAAAACTCAGAATATAGAAGCAGATATAATACGTTTTGTAAAGCAAAACGTAGGTAAATCTGGAATTGTATACTGCTTAAGTCGTAAAAAAGTTGAAGAATTAGCACAGGTATTACAAGTTAATGGTATTAGTGCTGTGCCTTATCACGCTGGTTTTGATGCAAAAACAAGGTCTCGTTATCAAGATATGTTTTTAATGGAAGAGGTAGATGTTGTGGTTGCAACAATTGCCTTTGGTATGGGTATAGATAAGCCAGATGTGCGTTTTGTAATACATCATGATATACCTAAAAGTTTAGAAAGCTATTACCAAGAAACTGGTAGGGCAGGTAGAGATGGAGGAGAAGGACATTGTTTGGCTTTTTATTCTTATAAAGACATAGAAAAGCTAGAGAAATTTATGTCTGGGAAACCCGTTGCAGAACAAGAAATTGGAAATGCATTGCTGCAAGAAGTTGTTGCTTTTGCAGAAACATCTATGTCTCGTAGAAAATTTATTCTTCATTATTTTGGAGAGGAATTTGACGAGGTTAATGGAGAAGGAGCAGATATGGATGATAACACCCGTACTCCTAAAGAAAAAGTAGAAGCTAAAGAAAATGTAGTTAAGCTTATTAGTGTGGTACAAGGCACTAAAGAAAAATTTAAATCTAAGGAAATAGTAAATACCTTAATTGGTAAAAAAAATGCACTAATAACTTCGCATAAAACCAATGAAAAACCATTTTTTGGTATAGGGAAAGATAAAGATGCTGGTTATTGGATGGCTTTAATTCGCCAAACTTTAGTTGCTGGTTATTTACGTAAAGAAATAGAACAGTACGGAATTTTACGTGTTACACCAATGGGTGTTGATTATGCCAAGGAGCCAAAATCATTTTTAATGACAAAAGATCATGTGTATAGCCAAGCAAATGATGATGCTATTGTGAGTGCAGCAAAAAGTTCTGGTGGTGTAGCAGATAAAGAGCTTGCACAGTTGTTAAGGCAACTTAGAAAGTCTGAAGCTAAAAAGCACGGTGTACCTCCTTTTGTAGTTTTTCAAGATCCGTCTATAGATGACATGGCGCTTAAGTACCCAACCAGTATGGAAGATATGCTTAACATACATGGAGTAGGAGAAGGTAAAGCTAAAAAATACGGAAAACCATTTTTAGCACTTATAGCCAAGTATGTAGAGGATAATGATATTGTTAGACCAGATGATTTGGTGGTTAAAAGTACAGGAGCTAATTCTGCTTTAAAACTGTACATAATACAAAACGTAGATCGTAAATTACCATTAACAGATATTGCAGATGCTAAAGGTTTAGAGTTAGCAGAGTTGATAAAAGAAATGGAACAAATAGTATATAGTGGTACAAAGCTAAATATTACTTATTGGGTAGATGAAACTTTAGATGAAGACCAACAAGAAGAAATACACGATTACTTTTTAGAGGCAGAATCTGATAATATTGATGCTGCTGTAGAAGAGTTTGATGGTGACTATGAAGATGAAGAGCTACGTTTATATAGAATAAAATTTATTAGTGAAGTAGCAAACTAG
- a CDS encoding KpsF/GutQ family sugar-phosphate isomerase: MSNSKTIIDIAKRTISNEADAIKNLSNLLDTNFTDAVNTIYNSKGRLIISGIGKSAIIAQKIVATLNSTGTPSIFMHAADAIHGDLGTVLKDDVVICISKSGNTPEIKVLVPLIKRGGNVLIGMTGNTDSFLAQQSNYVLNTYVEKEACPNNLAPTTSTTAQLVIGDAIAVSLLELKRFTSKDFAKYHPGGALGKKLYLRVNDIVNNNQKPEVKTNTPVKEVIVEISEKMLGATAVLENDKVIGIITDGDIRRMLNTYDNIGNLTAKDIMSKNPKTVNTDVLAVDALELMQQQEISQLVAVKDSKYVGLLHLHNLVNEGIL; the protein is encoded by the coding sequence TTGAGCAACTCCAAAACAATTATAGATATTGCTAAGCGTACAATTTCTAATGAAGCTGATGCTATTAAAAACTTATCTAACCTACTAGATACCAATTTTACAGATGCTGTAAATACTATTTACAACTCTAAAGGAAGATTAATAATATCTGGTATAGGTAAAAGTGCCATTATAGCGCAAAAAATTGTGGCTACCTTAAACTCTACTGGTACACCATCTATATTTATGCATGCTGCAGATGCCATACACGGCGACCTTGGTACTGTTTTAAAAGATGATGTAGTTATTTGTATTTCTAAAAGTGGTAACACACCAGAAATTAAAGTTTTGGTACCATTAATTAAAAGAGGTGGAAACGTATTAATAGGAATGACAGGAAATACAGATTCTTTTTTAGCACAACAGTCTAACTATGTATTAAATACATATGTAGAAAAAGAAGCTTGCCCTAATAATTTAGCACCTACCACAAGTACAACCGCACAATTGGTTATTGGTGATGCAATTGCCGTTTCTTTATTAGAACTTAAAAGATTTACAAGTAAAGATTTTGCCAAGTACCACCCAGGTGGTGCATTGGGTAAAAAACTGTACTTGCGTGTAAATGACATTGTAAATAACAACCAAAAACCAGAAGTTAAAACAAATACACCTGTTAAAGAGGTTATTGTAGAAATTTCTGAAAAAATGCTTGGCGCAACAGCAGTTTTAGAAAATGATAAAGTTATTGGTATTATTACTGATGGAGATATTAGACGTATGCTTAATACGTATGATAATATTGGAAACTTAACCGCTAAAGACATTATGTCTAAAAATCCTAAGACAGTAAATACAGATGTTTTAGCAGTTGATGCATTAGAACTAATGCAACAACAAGAAATATCTCAATTGGTTGCTGTAAAAGATTCCAAATACGTTGGTTTATTACATTTACATAACTTAGTAAACGAAGGCATTTTATAA